From the genome of Negativicutes bacterium:
GATTTAATTTCAACAATTCCATCTTGAATTTCTGGAACCTCAAGTTCAAATAATCTTTTTAATAAACCCGGATGAGTTCTAGAAACAAGAATTTGTGGACCTTTAGTGGTTTTTTTAACTTCAATGATATAGCTTTTTACTCTATCACCATGTTTATATTGTTCAAAAGGGATTTGCTCAGTTGGTGCTAAAATAGCTTCTGCCTTACCCAGGTCAATAAAAACATTTTTTTGTTCGATTCTTTGAACAATACCCGTTAAGATATCACTTTCTCGGTTGGAAAATTCATCATAAATGATTCCGCGCTCTGCTTCTCTAATTCTTTGTACTACAACTTGTTTAGCAGTTTGTGCTGCAATTCTACCAAAATCTTTTGGTGTTACTTCAATTTCAATAATATCGTTTTCTTCATAACGTGGATCTATTTCTTTTGCCTCTGCTAAACTAACTTCCAAATGTTGCTCTGTTAATTCTGTAACAACAATTTTACGAGCAAAAACATGAATTTCTCCGGTGATACGATCTAATGAAACTCTCACATTTTGGGCTGAACCAAAATTTCTTTTATATGCGGAAATTAAAGCCGCTTCAATAGCATCAAATAATATTTCTGGTGCTATCCCCTTTTCTTTGCCTAACTCTTCAAATGCTTGCATGAACTCTGCGTTCATTTGTTATCCCCCTATTCAATTGTTCTATTAAAAGTCTAAATATAATTTAACTTTTGCAATTTTTTCACGTTCGATACTAATAATGTTTTCTTCAACTTCAATTGTCAAATTTTCTGCAGAATACTGTTTTAAAGTACCAACAATAATTTTTGAGCCATTAATTGGTGCATAAGTTGTAATTTCAATCTTATCACCAAGATGGCGTTGGAAATCTTTATCCTTTTTCAAGGCTCGGTCCAACCCCGGAGAAGAAACTTCTAAATAATAGCTGTCGCTAATAGGATCCAATTCATCTAGCTTTTCCTCTAATTGTTCGCTAAGAGACTGGCAATCCTCAATTTCAATACCACCATCTTTATCAATAAACACTCTTAAATACCAGTCTTTTTCTTTAACATATTCAACATCTATTAATTCAATATTGGTATCTTGTAATAATTTCACAACAATTTCTTCTACTAATGATTCAATATGATTAGCCACAACAACACCTCCTAATCTTATAGTGTCTATAGGTAAAACACCAATTTGCAGAAATAACACTAAAGAGTGGGCTTTTTGCCCACTCTTAAAAAACTAAACATAATTTCTTGCTTCATTATATCACTATCAATAAATATTGACAAGTATATCGCCTAAGCAAATAAATTCATTTGATCACTTTCCGTCATTCCTTGTAAACAGCCATGTTCTTGTAAAATATCAACTACTGTTTTTGATAATCTGGCTCTAACTTTTAAATCTTCAATTGAAGAAAATTCCTTCTCTCCCCTAGCTTGTACAATATTAAGTGCTGCTGATGTTCCAAGCCCCTGCAATGATGCTAGTGGAGGCAACAATGACTTATCCTGCATAATAAACTTATCAGCCGAAGACTTATTTAAGTCAACTCGCTCAAAAGTAAAGCCACGCAGAAACATTTCCAGTGCCAATTCAAAAACAGTTTGTAATCCTTTTTCTTTCGCACTCAAATTATTGCCTTTTTGCTCAAGTTCTTTTAATTGTTGTCTTAAGACAGACGGTCCTTTAACAATTAAGTTGGCATCAAATTCTGTCGCCCTTACGGTAAAGTAGGCTGCATAAAACGATAGTGGAAAATGCACCTTGCAATATGCAATTCTAAAAGCCATCATTACATAAGCAACCGCATGAGCTTTCGGGAACATATATTTTATTTTTTGACAGGATTCAATATACCAATTAGGAACATTTTTTTCCTTTAACTTTTGAACATCTTCAGCTTTAATCCCTTTTCCTTTACGAACACTCTCCATCGTTTTAAAAGCTAAAGATGGTTCAACACCTTTATGAATCAAATATACCATGATATCATCACGAGCTGAAATAGCTTCTGATAACTTAGCAGTTCCTGCCTTAATTAAATCTTGAGCATTATTTAACCACACGTCAGTCCCATGAGAAAATCCACTTATTCGAACCAATTCACTGAAAGTTTTTGGCATAGTATCTTCTAACATTTGTCGAACAAACTTAGTGCCAAACTCAGGAATACCAAAAGTGCCGGTATTGCTACCTAACTCTTGACTACTAACGCCCAAAGCATCAGTATTAGAAAACAGACTCATTGTTGCTTGGTCATCTAGCGGTATCTCTTGCGGTTTTAAGCCAGTTAAATCTTCTAACATTTTTATCACCGTCGGGTCATCATGACCAAGAATATCAAGCTTAACTAGGCGACTACTAATAGAATGATAATCAAAATGAGTCGTAATCGTCGAAGAATTTTTATCATCAGCTGGCCGTTGAATTGGGGTGAAATGATGTACATCCATATCTCGAGGCACTACCATAATTCCACCCGGATGCTGACCAGTAGTTCGTTTTACCCCAGTACAACCATTTACTAAACTATTAATATGTGCATTTCTAGTTATGATACCTTTTTCATTATAATAATTCTTTACATAGCCATAAGCAGTTTTATCGGCAATCGTCGCAATGGTTCCGGCTCTAAAGACATTATCCTTACCAAATAATTCTTCTGTGTACTTATGAGCAATTGGCTGATAATCACCGGAAAAGTTTAAATCTATATCGGGAACTTTATCTCCATGAAACCCCATAAAAACAGCAAAAGGAATATCATGACCATCTTTAATCATCAAAGTTTCGCAATGTGGACAATTTTTCGCCGGCAAATCAAAGCCACCGCCATAACTACCATCAGTAACAAATTCACTAAACAAACAGTTACCGCACCGCCAATGTGGCGGCAGAGGGTTAACTTCAGTTATATCCGTCATTGTCGCTACAAAAGATGAACCGACTGAACCTCTGGAGCCAACTAAATAACCGTCATCCAATGATTTTTTAACTAACTTATGGGCAATTAAGTATAATACTGCAAACCCATTATTAATAATAGAGTTAAGCTCATAAGTTAGCCTTTCTGCAACAATAACTGGTAATTCTTCACCATATAATGCTTTAGCTTTATTATATGACATTGCTCTAATCTCATTTTCCGCCCCTGGAATTTTTGGTGAATATAATTCATCTGGAATAGGTTTAAAGGTTTCGATATCTTCCGCAATTTTGCGCGGATTATCAATAACTGCAGCTGTTGCTAATTCTTTGCCTAAATACGAAAACTCAGCTAACATTTCTTCGGTAGTTCTTAAGTAAAGCGGTGGCTGATTATCAGCATCAGCAAACCCTTTACCAGTCATTAAAATTCGTCGATAAACTTCATCTTCTGGGTTTAAAAAATGCACATCACAAGTTGCAATTAAAGGTTTATTAAGCTTATTAGCAATTTGACTGACTTTGATATTAATTTGTTGTAACCCATTATCATCAGGAATAATTCCTTCTCTAACCAAAAAGCTATTATTGCCGATTGGTTGTATTTCTAAATAATCATAAAACTCAGCAATTTTTTCTAACTCTTCATCTTTAGCACCATGAATAATTGCTTGAATTAATTCCCCTGCTTCACATGCCGAACCAAAAATTAATCCTTCACGATATTCCGCCAAAACCTTTTTAGGAATTCGTGGTGTTCGATGTAAATATTTCAGGTGTGATAATGATACTAACGTATATAAGTTTCGCAAACCAATTAAGTTCTTTGCTAAAATTACAATATGATTGGCTTTATTAATATCATTTTCAAACAAATAGCCTTCCATTCCATAGATAATTTTTATATTTGCTTTAGCCGCCACTTCATAAGCTTCCGGAAATGCCTGTACCACACCGTGATCAGTTATAGCTATTGCCGGATGTCCCCACTTCGCAGCTTGTGTTATTAAATTTTTTACAGAAACAACCGCATCCATATTACTCATATGAGTATGCGTATGTAGTTCAACCCTTTTAACGGTAGCATTATCTGTTCTTTTTTGTTCTTCTTCTATTTTTATCAAACTATCAAAAAACATGCTAAGTTCATTCGCATATTTATCAAATTGCACCGTGCCTTTGGCCTTAA
Proteins encoded in this window:
- a CDS encoding PolC-type DNA polymerase III; this encodes MHDFCIIPDKCENFWSFVNTMPLTIEEKAIVNQCVLKKVIIDVNNNCWHIHLNTQAEVSKQLLNRVGLQLCENCGVSKVEFKQNIISLEEYFIGKWSELIKNITQNPTVKHLLSTAKRNFDGTKLTLELNGDLASEIIEAHDVIFSIKDFIKKELAVNLEIECLVSTDEVEITDDDLLTPEYIEATQPDAVKQATGIVKKKENNIIFGRNIKDNNIAINLIQEEARNVVVQGKVVSFEGRELKSGRFLLTVDIADNTDGISGKAFFDEKEKYDSILSSLSKNLIVKAKGTVQFDKYANELSMFFDSLIKIEEEQKRTDNATVKRVELHTHTHMSNMDAVVSVKNLITQAAKWGHPAIAITDHGVVQAFPEAYEVAAKANIKIIYGMEGYLFENDINKANHIVILAKNLIGLRNLYTLVSLSHLKYLHRTPRIPKKVLAEYREGLIFGSACEAGELIQAIIHGAKDEELEKIAEFYDYLEIQPIGNNSFLVREGIIPDDNGLQQINIKVSQIANKLNKPLIATCDVHFLNPEDEVYRRILMTGKGFADADNQPPLYLRTTEEMLAEFSYLGKELATAAVIDNPRKIAEDIETFKPIPDELYSPKIPGAENEIRAMSYNKAKALYGEELPVIVAERLTYELNSIINNGFAVLYLIAHKLVKKSLDDGYLVGSRGSVGSSFVATMTDITEVNPLPPHWRCGNCLFSEFVTDGSYGGGFDLPAKNCPHCETLMIKDGHDIPFAVFMGFHGDKVPDIDLNFSGDYQPIAHKYTEELFGKDNVFRAGTIATIADKTAYGYVKNYYNEKGIITRNAHINSLVNGCTGVKRTTGQHPGGIMVVPRDMDVHHFTPIQRPADDKNSSTITTHFDYHSISSRLVKLDILGHDDPTVIKMLEDLTGLKPQEIPLDDQATMSLFSNTDALGVSSQELGSNTGTFGIPEFGTKFVRQMLEDTMPKTFSELVRISGFSHGTDVWLNNAQDLIKAGTAKLSEAISARDDIMVYLIHKGVEPSLAFKTMESVRKGKGIKAEDVQKLKEKNVPNWYIESCQKIKYMFPKAHAVAYVMMAFRIAYCKVHFPLSFYAAYFTVRATEFDANLIVKGPSVLRQQLKELEQKGNNLSAKEKGLQTVFELALEMFLRGFTFERVDLNKSSADKFIMQDKSLLPPLASLQGLGTSAALNIVQARGEKEFSSIEDLKVRARLSKTVVDILQEHGCLQGMTESDQMNLFA
- the nusA gene encoding transcription termination/antitermination protein NusA — encoded protein: MNAEFMQAFEELGKEKGIAPEILFDAIEAALISAYKRNFGSAQNVRVSLDRITGEIHVFARKIVVTELTEQHLEVSLAEAKEIDPRYEENDIIEIEVTPKDFGRIAAQTAKQVVVQRIREAERGIIYDEFSNRESDILTGIVQRIEQKNVFIDLGKAEAILAPTEQIPFEQYKHGDRVKSYIIEVKKTTKGPQILVSRTHPGLLKRLFELEVPEIQDGIVEIKSVAREPGMRSKIAVYSRDEDIDPVGACVGHKGMRVQTIVDELKGEKIDIVKWSPDPVKYIANSLSPAKVVSVEVNEIEKISKVIVPDFQLSLAIGKEGQNARLAAKLTGWKIDIKSESQASQAENE
- a CDS encoding ribosome maturation factor RimP translates to MANHIESLVEEIVVKLLQDTNIELIDVEYVKEKDWYLRVFIDKDGGIEIEDCQSLSEQLEEKLDELDPISDSYYLEVSSPGLDRALKKDKDFQRHLGDKIEITTYAPINGSKIIVGTLKQYSAENLTIEVEENIISIEREKIAKVKLYLDF